The following DNA comes from Bathymodiolus thermophilus thioautotrophic gill symbiont.
AAACTTGAAGGGGAAACCATTGATCCACAGGCGCAATTGTCAACCGCTGATGCATGGATTTTATCCCGTTTGCAAAATACCAAAAGCAAAGTTGAAAAGCATTTAAACGACTACCGCCTAGATTTAATGAGCCACGAACTCTACGAATTTGTTTGGGGTGACTATTGCAGTTGGTATTTAGAATTATCCAAGCCTCTGTTAGAAAACGAGGCCACTAAAGCTGGCACGCAAGCCACGCTGATTAAGGTTCTGAATGAAATTGTTACCTTGCTCCACCCTATCATTCCATTTATTACCGAAGAAATCTTTGAACAATGCAACAGTTTGCTCGGCAAAAACAACGGCAGTTTGATGAGCGAAGCCTATCCAGAAGTTGACACACAACTCGTTTCAACAACCTCTGAAGCAGAAATTCAATGGCTACAAACTTTCATTTTAGGCGTGCGTCAAATTCGTGGCGAAATGAACATTTCACCGAACAAACCACTGGATTGTTTTGTGCAGAATTTCAATGCAACCGACGAAACCCACCTTGATAACAACACTAATATCTTAAATTCCTTGGCGACAATAGAAATTAACAAACTCCCTGAAAACGAGGAAGCACCCGAATCAGCAACTGCTTTGGTGGGTGAGATGAAAATACTCATTCCTTTAGCGGGGCTGATTGACAAAGACCAAGAAATTGCCCGTTTAAACAAAGAAATTGACAAATTAAACCAACAAAAAACACAATTTGAAGGAAAGCTAAACAATGAAAAATTTGTCAACAGTGCACCTGAAGCAATTGTCAATACAGAAAGGGGGCGATTGGCATCAGTTGAAAGCACCCTTGCTGACTTATCAACACAATTAAGGAAAATAAACAGCTTATGAAACTAAAAAATACTTTACTTATAACACTTGTATTACTGTGTTCAGTGGCAAACGCCAAATCATTCGTGTATGTGACAGATATGGTGCCAATTCCAATGCGTTCTGAAAATAGAATCCAAAATAACCCCAGTAATCTCATAAAAATGCTGGATTCTGGCACCAAACTAGAAATTTTATCCACCAAAAGCGGCTGGACCAAGGTAAGATTTGAAAACACAGTTGGCTGGATGATTTCACGCTACCTAACCTCTAACAAGCCTGCAAGAGTGCAATTAGAAGCACTTAAACGCAATAGCAATAACAAACGATTATCGCTTTCTAAGCAACAAAAAAGAAACAAAAAACTCGAAAAACAAGTGGCCGACTTAAGAGCAAAAAACACCAAATTGTCTATTCAATCTGGCAAACTGGCATCAGAAAAAAAACATGTCAAACAAGTTTACAAAGACGCACTTAAACTTGAATACAAGAACAAAAAATACAAAGCACAAGTACTACAACTACAATCAGAATTGCAATTATTACAAAGTAACAGCACTATTGGGCAAGAGGCCAATGCTAGAAACTGGTTTATTGTTGGCGCATTGGTTTTGTTTTTTGGATTCATGGTCGGCTTTTTTATCCAAAAACGCATTAACATTAATCAAAGGAGATTTTAAAATGAACTTACTGAAAACCGCACTTACCTTTGACGATGTATTGCTTGTACCTGCACACTCAACCACCATGCCAAAAGAAGTCAAATTAACAACACAACTAACCAAAAACATCACCCTGAATACCCCCATTCTATCCGCTGCCATGGACACTGTGACCGAGGCCAATTTGGCAATTACCATGGCACAAGAAGGCGGTATTGGCATTATTCATAAAAATATGTCAATTGAAGAACAAGCGACAGAGGTGCGTAAAGTCAAACGATTTGAATCTGGCA
Coding sequences within:
- a CDS encoding TIGR04211 family SH3 domain-containing protein, translating into MKLKNTLLITLVLLCSVANAKSFVYVTDMVPIPMRSENRIQNNPSNLIKMLDSGTKLEILSTKSGWTKVRFENTVGWMISRYLTSNKPARVQLEALKRNSNNKRLSLSKQQKRNKKLEKQVADLRAKNTKLSIQSGKLASEKKHVKQVYKDALKLEYKNKKYKAQVLQLQSELQLLQSNSTIGQEANARNWFIVGALVLFFGFMVGFFIQKRININQRRF